GCTGCGCTCAAGGCCACGCTGCGCACCAAGACCCTGCACGCCGCCGTTGATTCCACGCTCACCATGACGGCAATGATCTTCGCTACCATTCTGGCGGCCGGCATGTTTTCGCTGGTTTTCATTGGTCTTGGCGGCGAGGAGAGGGTGGCTCATATCCTCACCAACATGCCAGGCGGTCCGGCAGGCGCGCTGCTGTTCTGCATGGCCTTTGTCTTCGTGCTCGGCTTCTTTCTCGATTTCGTCGAGATCTCGGTGATCGTGCTGCCGCTGATCGCGCCGACGCTGATTGTCATGGGTCACGATCCGATTTGGCTCGGTGTACTGTTGGCGATCAATCTGCAGACCAGCTTCCTAACTCCGCCGTTTGGCTTCTCGCTGTTCTACCTGCGCGGTGCAGCCCCACCGGAAGTCACCACCGGACAGATCTATGCCGGTGTGGTGCCCTTCATCGGGTTGCAGATCGTCGGTATCTCACTGGTCTGGCTGCTGCCTCAACTGGCAACCTGGCTGCCCGGCGTGATTTTTTGAGAACTGCGATTCAGGGCGGATCGTCCACCCGGTAATCGATCGGCTTATAGCGAAAATTGTTGGATTGCCCGGCTGAACAGGCGGTCATGGCAATAATCAGGTCCATTTCGGCGCGGAATACAGTTTTCTGGCCCGGCTTGCTCTTTGGTGGCAGCACCTTGATCTCGCCGCTGTCACTGTCCACCGAGACATGCATGAACACGTTAAACGCAATTGGAATAGCGTCAGCGCCGATCCCGTAAGGCGCCAGTGCATTCTCAAGATTCCCCTGGCACCCGTGATGCGGATCGGTGTCACCATAGATGATGCGGAAGGTGTCGCGCGAGCACGGCGTCAGGCTGAAATCATGGCGGCCAACCTCGTCCTCGACAATAGTCAGCATGGGGACTGAACGGTTTGAATAGAGGGTGTCGCCCTTGGTCAAAAAGATTTTGCCCGCGTAATCGATCGACCTTCCTCATGAGAGATATTCGCACTTGTCACTGGCGCTGAAGGCCACCAGGTCGGAAACCTGCTCGCCCTCCGGATCAATGACGGTAAGCAACTGGCCTTTCTTCAGTTCGAAGGCCGTGCCGCTGCGAGGTGCAATTCGATTGGTCATGTCAGGCTACATCCTTGTGGGCAAAAGGGCATTTCCATTCTTGGTCAACTGCGCGGCCGCTGTACTGACGCGCTTCGGAGGCTTCGCCATGGTCGTTGAGCATCGGGTTGATGGTGCCGGCCAGCGCTGCATCGCGCTTGCGTATGATGTCCTTCATCTTGTCGAAGCGGCCATCGGCCCGCAGCTTCTCGAACTGCAGATGCGAATTGAAAACCAGTGCCGGTTTCTCGAAACTCCGCGCTCTGGATGAATTCCTGAAATGATCTGGTCTTGTCGCTCATCGGTCTTCCACTCACTCTCCAGAGCCACTTGGGCGGGGTTGCCCGATTAAACGAGGCAAGCGCCGGGAAGTTCCCGCAAGATCATTCGACACGATCGGGGGAACCGTCGTCACGATCCCGCGTTGATAACTCATGCAGAAATGGGAGATGGTGCGATGGACGAGCCCTTGTTCGAGATCGAGAATTGGCGAGACGGCTGGTATTACAGGTTCGGTAGCCGCTACACCGGCCCGTTCCGGCTGCGCTGCAACGCCATTGCAGCCGCAGAAACATTGGTTGAACCTTTAAGCCGCGCGCGCCGGCCGCTTCTTCGTGCCTCGCTTACCAGCGCAATACCGGCGAGCAGCGTGTCGCTGACACGCACCGAAACCGGAACACCCGCGTGATCGAAATTGGTCTTGCCGTTCTCGCAGCTATCTGTCTGCTGGCCAGCCTGATGCCGCTGCTGCCCTTCGGACACGGCATGGTGCGCTCTTTCGATTTTGGCCGGCTGCAAGCCATCGCAATATCGGTGTTGGTCATTGTTGGCGCGATACTTGCCGGTTCGCTGACATCGACCCTTGTGGCTGCCGTAGTCATGGCTGTTGTGGCAATTGCCATCCAGCTTGTCTTTGTCGTGCGCTTCACCCCGCTGTGGCCGGTACAAACTGTCCAGTATGCGGGAGACAGCAAGGAGGCGCCGACAATTTCGGTGCTCACATGCAATGTCAAACAAGGCAATCGCGACTATCAAAGCGTGATTGATCTGGTCCGTGACACCCGGCCCGATATTGCCGTGTTCATGGAACCGGACCGGGCCTGGGTCGAGGCGTTGCAGCCCTGCCTGACCGAGTTCCGTCACAGCATCGAGCATCCGCAGGAGGACAGCTACGGGATCATTCTCGCGAGCCGCTATCCCTTGCTTGAGCATGAGGTTCGGTTTCTGCTCAACGAAGAAGTGCCGAGCATCTCCTGTGTAGCCCGGCTACCCGGCGGGCGCGATGTCCGGATCATTGCGCTCCATCCTGAACCGCCATTGCCCAACCGCGATACGCTTGGCCGCGACGCGGAAATTCTGGTGGTCGCCAAGCAGGCGCACAAAGAACCCTTGCCGCTGATCGTTACCGGAGATCTGAATGACGTCGCATGGTCTCGAACCACACGCCGTTTCCTTCGAATTTCCGGCCTACTTGATCCACGTCAGGGCAGGGGGATGTTCAATTCGTTTGACGCGCGTTTCTGGTTCATGCGCTGGCCGCTCGACCACATTTTTCATTCGCGCGATTTTGTACTTGTGGCGATTGAGCGGCAGCGGTTTGTCGGCTCCGACCACTTTCCGATGTTCTACTGTCTGGCGCTGACGGAGGACAAGTCCGGCGAGAACGATCCACCATCGCCACCTTCAAAAGAAGACCTCGCCGAGGCTGATGAAGCGATCCAGATCGAGGCAAACCGCAACCGGCCTCCGGCTGGCACCGATTGGGAATAGAACGGCTCTTTGTGGGGTCCCGGGGCTTATGCGTTTGCAAAGCCCCAGGATTGCTTCGTTTAAATCCCGCCGAGGCAGAGATATTTCATTTCCAGATAGTCGTCGCAGCCATATTTCGAACCTTCGCGGCCTTGGCCTGATTGCTTGACGCCGCCAAACGGGGCGACCTCGGTCGAGATCAGGCCGGTGTTGACGCCGACCATGCCGTATTCAAGCGCCTCGGCCACCCGCCAGACCCGTGTCAGATCGTTGGCGTAAAAGTAGGATGCCAGGCCGAAGATGGTATCGTTGGCCTGTTCGATCACATCGTCGACCGTGTCGAACTTGAACAGCGGTGCCACCGGGCCGAATGTTTCCTCGCCGGCGACTTTCATCTCGCGGGTCACTCCGGTCAGGATCGTTGGTTCGAAGAAGGTGCCGCCGAGCGCATGGCGGCTGCCGCCTGTGATCACCTTGGCGCCCTTGGCCTTGGCATCCTCGATGTGTTCCATCACCTTGCTCACGGCGGCTTCGCTGATCAGCGGACCGGTGGTCACGCCATCGTCAAAGCCGTCGCCAATTTTCATCTTGCTGACCGCGACTGCCAGTTTTTCCGCAAACGCGTCGTAGACACCCGACTGCACATAGATCCGGTTGGCGCAGACGCAGGTCTGGCCGTTGTTGCGGTATTTCGAGATCATCGCGCCTTCGACGGCGGCATCGAGATCGGCGTCGTCGAAGACGATGAACGGTGCATTGCCTCCGAGTTCCATCGAGGTCTTCTTGATCTGGTCGGCCGACTGCCGCATCAGGATGCGGCCAACCTCGGTCGAACCCGTGAACGTGATCTTGCGTATCTTTGGGTTGGAACAGAATTCCTGGCCAATCGGCGCGTTTGATTTCGAGGTGATGACGCTCAAGAGGCCCTTGGGTAGACCTGCGTCTTCGGCGAGTTTGGCCATGGCCAGCGCCGACAGCGGAGTTTCGGCGGCAGGCTTGGCGACAAAGGCGCAGCCCACAGCCAACGCCGGTCCGAGCTTGCGGGCAATCATCGCATTGGGAAAATTCCACGGGGTGATCGAGGCGACCACGCCAACAGGCTGCTTGAGCACAATGATGCGCTTGTCGGGCTGGTGGCCGGGGATGACGTCGCCATAGATGCGCTTGGCTTCTTCGGCAAACCACTCGATGAAGCTCGCGCCATACAGTATCTCGCCCCGGGCTTCGGCAAACGGCTTGCCCATTTCAGCGGTCAGGATCGCGCCCAGATCATCGGCATTGGCAACCATCAGATCAAAGAGTTTGCGCAACACCGTTGCGCGTTCCTTGCCGGTTTTGGCCGCCCAGTCCTTCTGTGCCAGGTGCGCGGTGTCGATTGCCGCCCTGGTCTCGTCCACACTTAGATCGGGCAGCGAGGTGATGACCGCGCCGGTCGACGGATTGAGCACGTCAAAACGCTTGCCGCTTGCTGCATCCGCCATCCAGTCGCCTCCGACAAAGGCAGAACTGATAAGCAGGTCGGGGTTCTTCAGCATGTCCGCCAGGTTTTTTGTGCTCATGGGTGTTTGGCTCCGATTTTAGAATGTGCATCGCGTAGGGGGCTTTCTCCAGCGGTGTTTGCGCCGCGGGAAGAGGCCATCCTGCCGTGTGATGGGATGAGGAAATCAGATCACATTGGTGCAATCGCTGCAAGTCAACCGGGAGCGGTTTGACGGCAGTGCTAGGCTTGCACACAAGTCGTATGGTCGGCGTCAATATCAGCCGTGCCGGTGGCGAATTACACCCGTCGAAGCCCATGCCGGTCGACCGCCGGCCGGATGGACACGCTCTATCGCTTGTCGATTGCCGCCTTGTTGCTGGTGACCTGTGTGCCCGCAGTGTCTATGACGATGGTCGAACTGTTTCGTTAAGCGAGGAAAGAACATGTTTGCTGTTGTCGTCACCTTCAAAATCAAGCCCGGCCAGATGGCCGAATTCCTGCCGCTGATCCTGGAAAATGCGCGAGCCTCGCGCGAGACCGAGGCCGGGTGTCATCAATTCGATGTCTGCCATGACGAGGCGCTGCCCGACACCGTTTTCCTCTACGAGGTCTATTCGGACCTTGCGGCCTTTGACGCCCATCGGGCGACGTCCCATTTCAAGGCCTTCGGCGAGGCTGGTGGGCAAATGATCGAGGCAAAGGACGTGCGCACTTTCGCGCAGGTGCATCGCTGAACGGTTCGTTACAAGCGCCAACTACGCCGATCGGACCCGCGGTTCTCGCAAGGGCAACCGCTTGATCGGCAGGGCCCATGATACCCATTGGACTCGTGAGCCCTGCCGGGAGCTTCCCGCCTGATCAGAGCGGCGGGGCGTAGACCGGGGTTTCGATGCCTTCCATCCGCGCCTTAATCTGCAGCGCCACGTATTTGGAGAAGAACCGCTGCAACGCCAGATTGCCACCCTGGAACCACATGTTCTCCTGCGCCACCGGCTTGTACATGTTGCGCAGTTCGCCATGCCATGGACCGGGGTCGTTGCGGGTGCCGGAACCCAGGCCCCAGCAGGTGCCGATCCGGTCGGCGGTTTCGCGCGAGACGATACTGGCCACGACCTCATGCATAGAGTGAAAGCCGGTGGACTGGATGATCACATCGGCTTCAAGCGCCGTGCCATCGGCAAAATGGATCGCCGTGTCCGAAATCCGGTCGATCTCGACCCCGGCCTTGATGCCGATTTCACCGTCGATGATCAATTGCGATGCACCGACATCGAGATAGTAGCCCGACCCGGTGCGGAACGCCTTCATCAACAGCCCGGTGTCGTCCTCCCCGAAATCGTGCAGGAACCCGGTTGCTTCGAGCTTGCGATAGAATTCAGCGTCGCGCGCGCGAATCTTTTCAGTAAGCGCACGTTGGATCGGCGGTTGCAGGGCGAAAGGCGTCGCCGCCGCAATCATGTCGGCTGTGTCGACGTCGATGCCGTTTTGCACTGCTTGTTCGGAATAGATGTCGAAGCCAAGCTCCATCAGCGTTTCCGACCGGATCACGGTTGTGGGGGAGCGCTGGACCATGGTCACCTCGGCACCTGCTTCCCACAGGTCGACCGATATGTCGTGCCCGGAACTGGCAGCCCCGATCACCACCACCTTCTTGTCGCGGTAGGCCGATCCCTCGGAATAGTGGCTGGAATGGAGGATCTCGCCCGCAAAACTGTCAGCGCCGGGCAGGTCGATCATCTTCGGCGGGCCGTAGGCGCCGGTGGCGAACACCAGCTGCGTCGGCTGCATGATCATCGGCTTGCCGTCGCGCACAAGCTCGACGCGCCAGCGCTTTGTTTCCGGATTGAATGCGGCGGAAACACACTCGGTGCTGCCCCAATAGGTCAGCTCCATGATCTTCACATAGGCTTCCAGCCAGTCGCCCATCTTGTCCTTGGGCGTAAACACCGGCCAATGGTCGGGAAACGGAACATAGGGCAGGTGATCGTACCAGACCGGGTCGTGCAGCACGAGCGAGCGGTAGCGGTTGCGCCAGGAATCGCCAGCCTTCTCGTTTCTCTCGACAATCACCGTCGGCACCCCGAGCTGTTTTAGCCGGGCGCCGAGCATGATGCCACCCTGGCCGCCGCCGATGATCAGGCAGTAAGGATCAGTGGTTCCCTCCGCAAATTCGGCTTCTTCCCGCGCGCGGCGTTCCGACCAGGTCTCGCGGTTGCGGTCTGCGCGGTGATTGACGCCGGAAATGCGCGTCATCCCGGCCGCTTCTTCATGGCCATCGAGCGACTGCAGTGTCGTTAGCATGGTCCGGCATTTGCCATCCACCAGGCTGAAGATTCCCTGGCCCTGTCCGACACTGGTCTTGAAACTGAACCAGGCCTGGATGGCGCCATCATCGGTCTTTGACGCCCGCGTGATCTGCCATGCCGATGGTGCCGCCGAAGCCAGCGTCGCAGCCAGCATCTCGGCGATTGCGGGCTTGCCTTCCATCGTCTTGATGTTCCAGGTAAACGCCACCAGATCGCGCCAGCAGCAACCGTTTTGAAGCAAATCTAGTGTTGTCTCAATGTCGCCCTTGCCGAGATTGTCGCCCAGCATGGCAAGCCAGGCTGTTGCCTCTGACGCGGGTGCTGTGTCGTGCATTTCAATACCTCCAGTTTCGGGGCTGCGCGCGCAGCCGGGAAATTGATTCCGGTCTGGCTTTCGGTCAGTCGCCCAACGGTTCCAGCACCTTGCCCTTGCGATGATTGAGCACCGTGTACTTGATCCGCCGCAGCGTTTCGCGTGCATCCGGCTCGAGCCGGTAACCGACCGCAGTTGACACCAGATCGATGATCGCCAGGAAGGCGTAGCGCGAGGCGGTTGGTTTGAGCACGTCCTGAAATTCCGGTACATCAACAGTAAGCGCCAGATCGGCAGCAGCTGACAGATCGCTGTCCGGAGTGGTGATGGCAATCGTGTTGGCGCGGTAATGCTTGGCAAGCGTCGTTGCTTCCACCACTTCACGGGTGCGTCCGGTGCCCGAGATCGCGATCACCAGATCGCCCGGCTTGAGCGTCGAGGCGGTCATCTTCATGATATAGGGGTCGGAATAGGAAGACACGATGACGCCGTAGCGAAACAGCCGGTTCTGGGTTTCCAGCGCCAACGCCGTCGAGCTTCCGCCAAGGCCGAACACCAGCACTTGCGGCGCGCTGGACACCAGTTCGGCAGCCTTCAGGATGTCCTTCGGGTCGATGCTGCGTTCGACCGCATTAAGTGCATTGCGAGCTTCGCCGAATACAACGTTCCAAAGCGGCGATCCGTTCTCGCTGGGTTCAGGAGGCGGGTTGGGAGAGAGGTAAAGCCGTCCCACCACGACGCTCTGTGCCAGCTTGAGCTTGAAATCGCGCACGCCATCGCAGCCGATGGCGCGACAAAATCGGGTAACGGTCGGCTCGCTGACTTCGGCCTTCCTCGCGATATCGGCGTTTGAGGCATCTACGGAAAAGGTCACATCTGCAAGAACCACATCGGCGACCCGTCGTTCGGCCGGGCGCAGTTCCGCGTAGGAATCCTTGATCTGGGAGAGAATGTCGGGAATCGCCTTGGCATAGTCTTCGTTGCTGGCGTCGTCCGGCGCGGCGTTGCTTTGATGCGGCTTTCCCGCTCTCTGGGTCACTGCGATATCCACCATGTAAGTTCAGTTATGGTTGTCTTTCGGCGGTGAAATTCGGTACGTTTCCGTCGACTTCAAGCCGATAATGTAGGAAACTTACACACTTTACAAGAGAAATAAGACCGGAAACATCGCATTGTGCGCCGCGAACGTAATTATCTTGCGATACGCTTGACTCCTAAGTCGGATAGTTACAAACTCTTCTCATGCGTCGGGACCCCGTTCCCGGATTGCACGAGCGGACCAGCAGTGTGAGGGACAATGACTGTCGAACAAGCCATCCATCCCAAACTCTCAGTGAGGGGCGCGACCAAGGTGTACAACACTCGGTCGGGCGACCTGTTGGCGATTGATCGTTGCTCGGTAGATGTACTGGATGGCGAAATCGTTTCGATCGTCGGCCCATCAGGTTGCGGCAAGACCACGCTGCTGTGGTCGATGTCGGGGCTGCATGGTCTCAGCGCCGGCGAGGTGCTGCTCGACGGCAAACCGGTGACCGGCCCCAATCCCGACATCAGCATGGTGTTTCAGAATGCCAATCTGCTGCCGTGGCGCAATCTCGATGCCAATATCAATTTTCCTTTCGAGATCAAGGGCATCAAGCCCGACAGGATCTGGATTGATGAATTGCTCAACCGCGTTGGACTTGAAGGCTTTGGCAATCGCTTTCCGGGCGAACTTTCGGGCGGCATGCAGCAACGCGCGGCGCTGGTAAGGGCGTTGTCGTTCAAGCCTTCGGTGCTGTTGATGGATGAGCCGTTCGGTGCGCTTGATTCGTTCACCCGCGAGGAAATGAACCGGCTGGTGGAAGAGATTTGGCTCGATACCAAAACCACCATCGTGCTGATCACCCACTCTATCGAGGAAGCGATCTTCCTTTCCGACCGCGTTGTGGTGATGAGCCCGCGGCCGGGCCGGGTCGCCAATATTCATACGGTACCGTTCGCCCGACCGCGGTCCATGGAAATCATGGCGACCAAGGAGGTTTTCGATCTCACCAACGCCATCAAGCAGGAGATCGTCGGGAACCAGCAAAGCCGCTACCCGGCGGACCGTGCTGCCGCACCCTCCCAATCTGTCCAGACAGCAGCCCAGTGAGGACGATGTGAGC
This DNA window, taken from Hoeflea algicola, encodes the following:
- a CDS encoding endonuclease/exonuclease/phosphatase family protein; protein product: MIEIGLAVLAAICLLASLMPLLPFGHGMVRSFDFGRLQAIAISVLVIVGAILAGSLTSTLVAAVVMAVVAIAIQLVFVVRFTPLWPVQTVQYAGDSKEAPTISVLTCNVKQGNRDYQSVIDLVRDTRPDIAVFMEPDRAWVEALQPCLTEFRHSIEHPQEDSYGIILASRYPLLEHEVRFLLNEEVPSISCVARLPGGRDVRIIALHPEPPLPNRDTLGRDAEILVVAKQAHKEPLPLIVTGDLNDVAWSRTTRRFLRISGLLDPRQGRGMFNSFDARFWFMRWPLDHIFHSRDFVLVAIERQRFVGSDHFPMFYCLALTEDKSGENDPPSPPSKEDLAEADEAIQIEANRNRPPAGTDWE
- a CDS encoding NAD-dependent succinate-semialdehyde dehydrogenase, translated to MSTKNLADMLKNPDLLISSAFVGGDWMADAASGKRFDVLNPSTGAVITSLPDLSVDETRAAIDTAHLAQKDWAAKTGKERATVLRKLFDLMVANADDLGAILTAEMGKPFAEARGEILYGASFIEWFAEEAKRIYGDVIPGHQPDKRIIVLKQPVGVVASITPWNFPNAMIARKLGPALAVGCAFVAKPAAETPLSALAMAKLAEDAGLPKGLLSVITSKSNAPIGQEFCSNPKIRKITFTGSTEVGRILMRQSADQIKKTSMELGGNAPFIVFDDADLDAAVEGAMISKYRNNGQTCVCANRIYVQSGVYDAFAEKLAVAVSKMKIGDGFDDGVTTGPLISEAAVSKVMEHIEDAKAKGAKVITGGSRHALGGTFFEPTILTGVTREMKVAGEETFGPVAPLFKFDTVDDVIEQANDTIFGLASYFYANDLTRVWRVAEALEYGMVGVNTGLISTEVAPFGGVKQSGQGREGSKYGCDDYLEMKYLCLGGI
- a CDS encoding putative quinol monooxygenase; its protein translation is MFAVVVTFKIKPGQMAEFLPLILENARASRETEAGCHQFDVCHDEALPDTVFLYEVYSDLAAFDAHRATSHFKAFGEAGGQMIEAKDVRTFAQVHR
- a CDS encoding flavin-containing monooxygenase, whose translation is MHDTAPASEATAWLAMLGDNLGKGDIETTLDLLQNGCCWRDLVAFTWNIKTMEGKPAIAEMLAATLASAAPSAWQITRASKTDDGAIQAWFSFKTSVGQGQGIFSLVDGKCRTMLTTLQSLDGHEEAAGMTRISGVNHRADRNRETWSERRAREEAEFAEGTTDPYCLIIGGGQGGIMLGARLKQLGVPTVIVERNEKAGDSWRNRYRSLVLHDPVWYDHLPYVPFPDHWPVFTPKDKMGDWLEAYVKIMELTYWGSTECVSAAFNPETKRWRVELVRDGKPMIMQPTQLVFATGAYGPPKMIDLPGADSFAGEILHSSHYSEGSAYRDKKVVVIGAASSGHDISVDLWEAGAEVTMVQRSPTTVIRSETLMELGFDIYSEQAVQNGIDVDTADMIAAATPFALQPPIQRALTEKIRARDAEFYRKLEATGFLHDFGEDDTGLLMKAFRTGSGYYLDVGASQLIIDGEIGIKAGVEIDRISDTAIHFADGTALEADVIIQSTGFHSMHEVVASIVSRETADRIGTCWGLGSGTRNDPGPWHGELRNMYKPVAQENMWFQGGNLALQRFFSKYVALQIKARMEGIETPVYAPPL
- a CDS encoding MurR/RpiR family transcriptional regulator, giving the protein MTQRAGKPHQSNAAPDDASNEDYAKAIPDILSQIKDSYAELRPAERRVADVVLADVTFSVDASNADIARKAEVSEPTVTRFCRAIGCDGVRDFKLKLAQSVVVGRLYLSPNPPPEPSENGSPLWNVVFGEARNALNAVERSIDPKDILKAAELVSSAPQVLVFGLGGSSTALALETQNRLFRYGVIVSSYSDPYIMKMTASTLKPGDLVIAISGTGRTREVVEATTLAKHYRANTIAITTPDSDLSAAADLALTVDVPEFQDVLKPTASRYAFLAIIDLVSTAVGYRLEPDARETLRRIKYTVLNHRKGKVLEPLGD
- a CDS encoding ABC transporter ATP-binding protein, which produces MTVEQAIHPKLSVRGATKVYNTRSGDLLAIDRCSVDVLDGEIVSIVGPSGCGKTTLLWSMSGLHGLSAGEVLLDGKPVTGPNPDISMVFQNANLLPWRNLDANINFPFEIKGIKPDRIWIDELLNRVGLEGFGNRFPGELSGGMQQRAALVRALSFKPSVLLMDEPFGALDSFTREEMNRLVEEIWLDTKTTIVLITHSIEEAIFLSDRVVVMSPRPGRVANIHTVPFARPRSMEIMATKEVFDLTNAIKQEIVGNQQSRYPADRAAAPSQSVQTAAQ